A part of Arachis hypogaea cultivar Tifrunner chromosome 12, arahy.Tifrunner.gnm2.J5K5, whole genome shotgun sequence genomic DNA contains:
- the LOC112728240 gene encoding arginase 1, mitochondrial, with protein sequence MFSTFFQPPLRPLVLGGDHSISYPVVRAVSEKLGGPVDILHLDAHPDIYHCFEGNKYSHASSFARIMEGGYARRLLQVGIRSITTEGREQGNKFGVEQYEMRTFSRDREYLENLKLGEGVKGVYVSIDVDCLDPAFAPGVSHIEPGGLSFRDVLNILHNLQGDIVAADVVEFNPQRDTVDGMTAMVAAKLVRELTAKIAK encoded by the exons ATGTTTTCTACATTCTTCCAGCCTCCATTACGACCCTTAGTTTTAGGTGGCGATCACTCAATATCATATCCAGTTGTTCGAGCCGTCTCTGAAAAACTTGGAGGACCAGTTGATATTCTTCATCTTGATGCACATCCTGATATCTATCATTGTTTTGAAGGAAACAAGTATTCACATGCTTCGTCTTTTGCTCGAATCATGGAGGGTGGTTATGCCAGGCGACTATTGCag GTTGGTATAAGATCAATAACAACAGAAGGGCGCGAACAAGGCAACAAATTCGGGGTTGAGCAATATGAAATGCGAACATTTTCAAGAGATCGTGAATATTTAGAAAACCTg AAACTTGGTGAAGGTGTGAAAGGTGTATATGTCTCAATAGATGTGGATTGTCTTGATCCTGCTTTTGCTCCTGGAGTGTCTCACATCGAACCGGGAGGTCTCTCTTTCCGCGATGTTCTCAACATCCTACACAACCTTCAAGGCGACATTGTTGCCGCAGACGTGGTTGAATTCAATCCGCAACGTGATACAGTTGACGGTATGACTGCCATGGTAGCCGCAAAGTTGGTGAGAGAACTGACTGCCAAGATTGCAAAATGA
- the LOC112728241 gene encoding probable tRNA N6-adenosine threonylcarbamoyltransferase, mitochondrial, with protein sequence MASPSAFSRLNLLLPKPSLFAANFRRTQFQFFPTLSSRTIFSSSSSLTCSSYSNSSIKELQNPTPKRDNHFVVLGIETSCDDTAAAVVRSNGEILSQVVSSQADLLAKYGGVAPKMAEEAHSQVIDQVVQEALDKAYMTEKDLTAVAVTIGPGLSLCLRVGVQKARQIAGSFKLPIIGIHHMEAHALVARLTEKDLQFPFIALLISGGHNLLILARDLGQYVQLGTTIDDAIGEAYDKTAKWLGLDLRRSGGPAIEELAKEGNAKSVNFSVPMKQHKDCNFSYAGLKTQVRLAIESKKIDAKIPISSASKEDRLARADIAAAFQRIAVLHLEERCERAIQWGLKMEPSIRHLIISGGVASNYYVRSRLDMVVKKNGLQLVCPPPRLCTDNGVMVAWTGIEHFRMGRYDPPPPAEEPENFVYDLRPRWPLGEEYAEGRSDARSIRRARLHPSLTSIIQASSQQ encoded by the exons ATGGCTTCTCCATCGGCATTTTCGCGCCTTAACCTTCTCCTCCCAAAACCTTCTCTTTTTGCCGCCAATTTCCGCAGAACCCAATTCCAATTCTTCCCCACTCTTTCTTCCCGAAccatcttctcctcctcctcctccctaacATGCTCTTCTTATTCTAATTCTTCCATAAAGGAGCTCCAAAACCCAACCCCAAAACGCGACAACCACTTTGTCGTTTTGGGCATTGAAACCAGCTGCGACGATACTGCCGCCGCCGTT GTGAGAAGCAACGGTGAAATTCTGAGTCAAGTGGTGTCTTCTCAG GCAGATCTGCTAGCGAAATATGGAGGTGTCGCTCCAAAAATGGCAGAAGAGGCTCACTCGCAGGTTATTGACCAG GTTGTGCAAGAAGCTCTTGATAAAGCTTACATGACTGAGAAGGATCTTACTGCAGTTGCTGTTACTATTGGTCCTGGTTTAAGTCTTTGCCTTCGTG TTGGAGTGCAGAAGGCTCGACAAATTGCTGGGTCCTTTAAGTTACCAATTATTGGCATACATCACATGGAAGCACATGCTCTAGTAGCCAG GTTAACCGAGAAAGATTTACAGTTTCCTTTCATAGCCCTACTAATATCAG GGGGACATAATCTACTCATTCTAGCTCGTGATCTTGGGCAATATGTACAACTTGGAACAACAATAGATGATGCAATTGGTGAAGCATATGACAAGACAGCCAAATGGCTTGGACTTGATTTGAGGAGAAGTGGTGGTCCTGCTATAGAGGAGCTTGCTAAGGAGGGGAATGCCAAATCAGTAAACTTTTCA GTTCCAATGAAGCAGCACAAAGATTGCAACTTCTCCTATGCTGGTCTAAAAACCCAAGTAAGGTTGGCAATCGAATCCAAAAAGAT TGATGCCAAGATCCCTATTTCTTCTGCAAGTAAAGAAGATCGATTGGCCCGGGCTGATATTGCTGCTGCTTTTCAG CGAATTGCAGTGTTACATCTTGAGGAAAGGTGTGAACGTGCGATCCAGTGGGGATTGAAGATGGAGCCTTCTATAAGACACCTG ATTATCTCTGGTGGCGTTGCATCAAATTATTATGTTCGATCTCGGCTTGATATGGTTGTGAAGAAGAATGGCTTGCAACTTGTATGCCCTCCTCCCCGGCTTTGTACTGACAATG GTGTAATGGTAGCTTGGACTGGCATTGAGCACTTCCGCATGGGAAGATATGACCCTCCTCCACCTGCAGAAGAACCTGAAAACTTTGTG TATGATTTGCGGCCGAGGTGGCCGCTGGGGGAAGAATATGCCGAAGGAAGAAGTGATGCACGCTCAATAAGAAGGGCTCGCCTTCATCCATCTCTTACGTCCATAATTCAAGCATCATCACAGCAGTGA